The following are encoded together in the Coffea arabica cultivar ET-39 chromosome 1c, Coffea Arabica ET-39 HiFi, whole genome shotgun sequence genome:
- the LOC113743426 gene encoding late embryogenesis abundant protein 32-like produces the protein MQEAESIVLGGQTQKDGSAAHMKAAVDIYERHGVVRPNRATSIVRDGGVTISEAQRATSKFIDDKPVTREAAEGVIGAETRDRPDMTTHPGGVAASAVAAAGVNKDFLCYAMGFQSFTGLLGHNSEPNATAIAYDMSQSSSNMFGSE, from the exons ATGCAGGAAGCTGAGAGCATAGTGCTGGGGGGGCAGACCCAAAAGGATGGTTCTGCAGCCCACATGAAAGCTGCAGTTGATATCTATGAGAGGCATGGTGTTGTTCGCCCCAACCGAGCCACCAGTATTGTCAGGGATGGCGGTGTTACCATCTCTGAGGCACAA CGTGCAACTAGTAAGTTCATCGATGACAAACCAGTGACAAGGGAGGCTGCTGAAGGGGTGATTGGTGCAGAAACCAGGGACAGGCCCGACATGACCACACATCCAGGGGGTGTTGCAGCATCAGCGGTAGCTGCAGCCGGGGTTAATAAGGAT TTTTTATGTTATGCCATGGGGTTCCAATCTTTTACTGGTTTGCTTGGTCATAATTCTGAACCTAATGCAACTGCTATTGCATATGACATGAGCCAAAGTAGCAGTAATATGTTTGGGAGTGAATGA